In a genomic window of Mageeibacillus indolicus UPII9-5:
- a CDS encoding Crp/Fnr family transcriptional regulator — protein sequence MTQIWSDRIIHYLAGLPLLNGLSGDDIAMLLNWLDARADFYKPEQVICRTGRIINSLFIPLPSELDRNRRRGRGRGAVGHVLTEPFGDIENAWANGRSTEPFFPNPWPQDRYHLLLRPPIIGIVPGLLVGIAASQTITTAKEMTLLAINTTNLLTKTVLSGRLAYSMQIFLLNRLNLLDIVNDYCQKQMMIRKHISLRARLATFLVYCSNDCGNVFTLNGGRQALADFLGVSRPTMSRELATLQNEGLLSYYLDSFVLSDVKALEKLAESTGRFAK from the coding sequence ATGACGCAAATTTGGTCGGATCGTATCATACATTATTTAGCTGGGTTGCCCCTCTTGAACGGCTTGAGTGGGGATGACATTGCGATGTTGTTGAATTGGCTGGACGCGCGGGCTGATTTCTATAAACCTGAGCAGGTGATTTGCCGGACGGGGCGGATCATAAACAGCTTATTTATCCCTCTGCCTTCTGAATTAGACCGTAATCGTAGACGTGGTCGGGGACGCGGTGCAGTCGGTCACGTATTAACGGAGCCGTTCGGCGATATTGAAAACGCCTGGGCGAACGGTCGATCCACGGAACCGTTTTTCCCCAATCCATGGCCACAGGACAGGTACCACTTATTGCTGCGTCCACCTATAATAGGCATTGTGCCGGGGCTTTTGGTTGGAATTGCGGCAAGTCAAACAATTACCACTGCTAAAGAAATGACTTTACTTGCTATAAATACCACAAATTTGTTGACCAAAACCGTTTTAAGCGGCCGCTTGGCATATTCAATGCAGATATTTTTGCTAAATCGGCTCAACCTGCTTGATATCGTCAACGATTATTGTCAAAAACAGATGATGATTCGCAAACACATAAGTTTACGGGCGCGGTTAGCTACGTTTCTAGTATATTGTTCCAATGACTGTGGTAACGTATTTACTCTTAACGGCGGGCGACAAGCTTTAGCGGATTTTTTGGGGGTGTCTCGGCCGACGATGAGCAGGGAACTGGCTACACTGCAAAATGAAGGCCTGTTAAGTTATTATTTGGATTCATTTGTTTTGTCTGATGTGAAAGCTTTGGAAAAACTTGCTGAATCCACTGGCCGTTTTGCTAAATGA
- a CDS encoding 23S rRNA (pseudouridine(1915)-N(3))-methyltransferase RlmH yields the protein MKISLVCVGKLKEPWLKAAVEMYAKRISKFAEVEIVETNDFKDTLPLELILQKEAEEVLKRLPSSAFAVLCDLQGHEYDSLNLAQKMQSWMEMSGAHLYFLIGGSNGVSEILRKKAAVKLKLSALTFPHQLTRVILLEQIYRSFKIQNGESYHK from the coding sequence TTGAAGATTAGCTTAGTTTGTGTAGGTAAACTAAAGGAGCCTTGGCTCAAAGCGGCTGTGGAAATGTATGCCAAACGTATAAGTAAGTTTGCAGAAGTTGAAATAGTCGAAACGAATGATTTTAAAGATACATTACCTTTGGAATTGATTTTGCAGAAGGAGGCGGAAGAGGTTCTGAAACGTTTACCTAGCTCAGCTTTTGCCGTATTATGTGATCTGCAGGGACATGAATATGATTCTCTTAATTTGGCACAAAAAATGCAGAGCTGGATGGAAATGTCAGGTGCACACTTGTATTTTTTAATCGGCGGTTCTAATGGAGTTTCCGAAATTCTGCGAAAAAAAGCAGCCGTAAAGTTGAAACTTTCAGCATTGACATTTCCCCACCAATTAACCAGGGTAATACTATTGGAGCAAATTTATCGCTCGTTTAAAATACAAAATGGGGAGAGCTATCATAAGTGA
- the rapZ gene encoding RNase adapter RapZ encodes MEVVILTGMSGSGKSKVADFLEDMGYFCIDNLPPHLLSGIVYSLTNGKNGTGFGIGKIAFVIDIRSAGFFAGVNKALADLENLNQAYRLIFLDSTNDVLLSRYKQTRRVHPLADGKGIYEAIEEERRRLAPLRSQATDIIDTTNFSVSDLRDYIYKLLSVNTGYDARMTIVIESFGFKYGIPVDCDIVQDVRFIPNPYYDPKLRVLTGLDEAVMENVFNHKVTQEFVERFSGLLKLTLPHYAHEGKVRLTIGIGCTGGRHRSVAIAEELGMRMRETGFKVRVFHRDIDNDPRNITKMEAYWHENSGDDKIDQLNSRLKAEGTSNHE; translated from the coding sequence ATGGAAGTCGTTATTTTAACCGGAATGTCTGGATCAGGCAAGAGCAAGGTCGCCGATTTTCTGGAAGATATGGGTTACTTTTGTATAGATAATTTGCCGCCTCATTTACTTAGCGGCATCGTTTACAGCCTTACCAATGGAAAGAACGGAACCGGATTTGGCATCGGCAAAATTGCTTTTGTCATTGATATTCGGAGTGCCGGTTTTTTCGCCGGTGTAAATAAGGCCTTGGCTGATCTCGAAAACCTTAACCAAGCTTACAGATTGATTTTTTTGGATTCGACTAATGATGTTTTGCTTAGTAGGTACAAGCAGACGCGGCGGGTTCATCCATTAGCGGATGGTAAGGGTATATACGAGGCTATTGAGGAAGAACGTCGTCGTCTGGCTCCGTTGCGTAGTCAAGCTACTGATATAATTGATACAACTAATTTTAGTGTCAGCGATCTGCGTGATTACATATACAAGCTTTTGTCGGTCAATACTGGGTATGATGCACGTATGACGATCGTTATTGAATCGTTCGGATTTAAGTATGGAATACCGGTTGACTGTGATATCGTTCAGGACGTTAGGTTTATTCCTAACCCGTATTATGACCCGAAACTGCGCGTTTTGACTGGTCTTGATGAGGCGGTCATGGAAAATGTGTTTAATCACAAAGTAACGCAAGAGTTTGTTGAGCGGTTTTCCGGCCTTTTAAAACTTACCTTACCGCATTATGCTCATGAGGGGAAAGTTAGGTTGACAATCGGTATCGGCTGCACGGGGGGACGTCATCGTTCGGTTGCGATCGCGGAAGAGTTGGGCATGCGGATGCGGGAAACCGGATTTAAGGTGCGTGTTTTTCATCGTGACATCGACAATGATCCGCGTAATATAACTAAAATGGAAGCATATTGGCATGAAAATAGTGGTGATGATAAGATTGATCAATTAAATTCACGGTTAAAGGCGGAAGGAACTTCGAACCATGAGTGA
- the rpmG gene encoding 50S ribosomal protein L33: MAKASPREKIILACTECKQRNYSTKKNKKNDPERLEIKKYCRFCRTHTAHRETK; the protein is encoded by the coding sequence ATGGCAAAAGCCAGTCCACGCGAAAAGATCATTCTGGCTTGTACTGAGTGCAAACAACGCAATTATAGCACTAAGAAAAACAAGAAAAATGATCCGGAGAGACTAGAAATTAAGAAGTATTGCAGATTCTGCCGTACACATACAGCACATCGGGAAACAAAATAA
- the secE gene encoding preprotein translocase subunit SecE, translating to MADNKENKKQNLKNKSAKKNFFGDLKAELKRVAWPDKEKTVRTVAAVVVLTVAFALLIWIVDTLVYGGLNLIGFHGDKSVKPNRLPAAADTVPTPSAANVMPTQTLPDQPAETTGASK from the coding sequence ATGGCAGATAACAAAGAAAACAAAAAACAAAATTTGAAAAATAAATCGGCCAAAAAGAATTTTTTCGGCGATTTGAAAGCAGAATTAAAACGTGTTGCTTGGCCGGATAAAGAAAAGACTGTCCGTACGGTGGCGGCTGTTGTTGTGCTGACCGTGGCGTTTGCCCTGTTGATATGGATTGTTGACACCTTAGTTTATGGTGGTTTGAATTTAATCGGATTCCATGGTGATAAATCTGTTAAACCGAATAGACTTCCGGCTGCCGCAGATACTGTCCCCACTCCATCAGCTGCAAATGTTATGCCTACTCAGACCTTGCCTGATCAACCGGCAGAGACGACCGGAGCTTCAAAATGA
- the rplJ gene encoding 50S ribosomal protein L10, whose amino-acid sequence MPSAKILELKKAEVSKLAEAFKNAQTLIVANYRGLTVAQDTELRKALREAGVHYKVVKNTMATLAVREAGIEGLEEVFNGPTAVAYSDNDPVAPAKVIKDFSKKFELLEIKGGATEGKAIGLDVVERLAAIPSRETLLTQLVFTLASPISGLARVINEISKLGGEAPAEAQATEETAPVAE is encoded by the coding sequence ATGCCTAGTGCGAAAATTCTAGAGCTTAAAAAAGCTGAAGTGAGCAAGCTTGCCGAAGCTTTCAAGAACGCTCAAACTTTGATAGTTGCCAACTATCGCGGTTTAACCGTTGCGCAGGATACTGAGTTGCGTAAGGCTCTGCGTGAAGCGGGTGTTCATTACAAGGTTGTAAAGAACACGATGGCTACGTTGGCTGTTAGGGAAGCGGGAATCGAAGGTTTGGAGGAGGTCTTTAATGGACCGACCGCCGTAGCTTACTCTGATAACGATCCTGTCGCGCCCGCAAAGGTTATCAAGGATTTTAGTAAGAAATTTGAACTGCTCGAAATAAAGGGCGGTGCAACTGAGGGTAAAGCAATCGGTTTAGACGTTGTTGAGCGCCTTGCTGCTATTCCGTCACGTGAAACATTGCTTACTCAGTTGGTATTTACTTTGGCTTCACCTATTTCAGGTTTGGCTCGTGTTATTAATGAAATCAGCAAGCTGGGCGGCGAAGCGCCGGCCGAAGCTCAGGCAACCGAGGAGACTGCTCCTGTTGCTGAATAA
- a CDS encoding MBL fold metallo-hydrolase: MRIFSLVSGSSGNSYLFLNRREAVLIDAGLSLRSLKMKLAELGLQDISILGIFISHEHSDHVKGLEAIANNFKASIFITNGTKGALESKMRHPEKQKWRIIAAQSEIDLAGFAVKAVAISHDATEPVAFTVSCGGLKVAVVSDTGVITPEWEILADTEKFDIFFLEANYDQEMLLGGSYSYPLKMRIMSDRGHLSNSQTAEFLYRLYNNGCCNFVLTHLSLNNNFPELAMLVVRSYFAQAGINVGDQVEVFCAPRYDTMEYKINEKGKLCFED; the protein is encoded by the coding sequence ATGCGTATTTTTTCCTTAGTTTCCGGCAGCAGTGGCAATTCGTACCTTTTTTTAAATCGGAGGGAAGCTGTACTCATTGATGCAGGGTTGTCTTTGCGAAGTTTAAAAATGAAATTAGCAGAGCTTGGTTTGCAAGATATTTCAATTTTAGGCATATTTATCTCTCACGAACATAGCGACCACGTCAAGGGCTTGGAAGCAATTGCCAACAACTTTAAGGCGTCGATTTTCATCACTAATGGTACCAAAGGCGCGTTGGAAAGCAAAATGAGGCATCCAGAGAAGCAGAAATGGAGGATCATTGCCGCTCAAAGTGAGATAGATCTCGCCGGCTTTGCGGTTAAGGCTGTTGCAATTTCGCATGATGCAACTGAGCCGGTTGCCTTTACGGTTTCTTGTGGTGGTTTAAAAGTTGCTGTAGTATCCGATACCGGGGTCATAACTCCTGAGTGGGAAATTTTGGCTGATACAGAGAAGTTCGATATATTTTTCCTGGAGGCCAACTATGACCAGGAGATGCTTTTGGGGGGATCTTATTCTTACCCTTTGAAAATGAGAATTATGAGTGACCGCGGTCATCTATCCAATTCTCAGACGGCAGAGTTTTTGTACCGATTATATAACAACGGTTGTTGCAATTTTGTTCTTACCCATTTGTCACTGAACAACAATTTTCCGGAACTGGCCATGCTCGTTGTACGTAGTTATTTTGCTCAGGCGGGGATAAATGTGGGCGATCAAGTGGAGGTATTTTGTGCGCCGCGTTATGATACAATGGAATACAAAATAAACGAAAAAGGAAAATTGTGTTTTGAAGATTAG
- the hprK gene encoding HPr(Ser) kinase/phosphatase produces MAVVTLTKIIKEFDLEEITSFGTEDNIHITVADCTRPGLQLAGYYDHFGHDRLQLMGNMEMAFLARLDSRERENCLDKLFAQKIPCMVIARHREPFPELIKISQKYQIPLLRARDATSTFMSTLIKYLNIELAPMVSLHGALVEIHGEGVLILGESGVGKSETAIEIVKRGHRLIADDLVEVRRVSDTTLLGRAPQMLRHLLELRGLGIIDVKELYGVSSVKMQESINFVINLELWNENKIYERIGINEEHTEILGISVPSITIPVRPGRNLAIIAEVAAINFRQKKMGYNAALELTKRLFGQKAVPEHE; encoded by the coding sequence ATGGCTGTAGTAACTTTAACCAAAATTATTAAAGAATTTGATTTGGAAGAAATCACATCATTCGGAACTGAAGATAACATTCATATTACAGTTGCTGATTGTACTCGACCAGGTCTTCAGTTGGCCGGGTATTACGATCATTTCGGGCATGACAGGCTTCAGTTGATGGGAAATATGGAGATGGCTTTTTTGGCGCGCTTGGACAGCCGTGAGCGAGAAAACTGCCTCGATAAGCTGTTTGCACAAAAAATACCGTGTATGGTTATTGCACGGCACCGCGAGCCGTTCCCGGAATTGATAAAAATATCGCAAAAGTATCAGATCCCTTTGTTGCGAGCTCGTGATGCCACATCGACTTTCATGAGTACACTCATAAAATACTTGAATATAGAGTTGGCGCCGATGGTATCTTTGCACGGTGCCTTAGTTGAGATCCATGGCGAAGGTGTTTTGATTTTAGGTGAATCTGGGGTCGGTAAGTCAGAAACAGCGATTGAAATTGTTAAACGTGGGCATCGTTTAATTGCGGATGATCTGGTTGAGGTAAGGCGAGTCTCAGATACGACTTTGCTCGGTCGAGCGCCGCAAATGTTGCGTCACTTGCTGGAACTTCGTGGTTTGGGAATAATTGATGTTAAAGAGCTTTACGGCGTGTCTTCAGTAAAAATGCAGGAAAGTATTAATTTTGTCATTAACCTAGAATTATGGAATGAAAATAAAATATATGAGCGTATAGGTATTAACGAGGAACATACCGAAATTCTTGGTATATCGGTTCCTTCAATCACTATACCTGTGCGTCCGGGACGGAACTTGGCCATCATTGCTGAAGTGGCGGCGATTAATTTCCGGCAAAAGAAAATGGGATACAATGCAGCTTTAGAGCTTACGAAACGGCTATTCGGGCAAAAGGCGGTACCTGAGCATGAATAA
- the murB gene encoding UDP-N-acetylmuramate dehydrogenase produces the protein MNKFITQLPQELRERLKIDIPLAELTTFKVGGPADFYFEPESVDEIAMLYRFAYENSIDVTVLGNGSNVVVADAGIRGLVIGLRHNFSELEFLGLKELPINHAQCRSLKRFAENFPNTPLYCDFGADPVFLRAQAGAKLADTSRAACARGLTGLEFACGIPGSVGGAVYMNAGAYGNSIEDVVVLTKSMDIAGNIYWKIGSEHDFAYRHSCFSAAGQIVLETFFALRSGIPGDIDERCADYTSRRQASQPLELPSAGSMFKRPRGYFAGKLISDAGLKGHQVGGAAVSEKHAGFVVNLGMAKATDIKILVKEIQMTVFRQFGVQLEPEVRFIGDWDK, from the coding sequence ATGAATAAATTTATCACACAACTGCCGCAAGAATTGCGAGAACGGCTGAAAATTGATATACCTTTGGCGGAGCTGACTACATTCAAGGTGGGGGGGCCGGCTGATTTTTATTTTGAGCCGGAATCTGTGGATGAGATAGCTATGCTTTATCGGTTTGCCTATGAAAATTCTATTGACGTTACTGTACTTGGCAATGGATCCAATGTTGTAGTTGCCGATGCGGGAATTAGGGGACTAGTGATTGGGCTTAGGCATAATTTTTCTGAACTTGAGTTTTTGGGTTTGAAAGAACTACCTATTAATCATGCGCAATGTCGCAGCTTGAAGCGATTTGCGGAAAATTTTCCCAACACACCGTTATATTGTGATTTCGGCGCGGATCCTGTTTTTTTGCGGGCTCAAGCTGGGGCTAAGTTGGCGGATACTTCGAGGGCTGCCTGTGCAAGGGGGCTGACCGGCTTAGAATTTGCTTGTGGTATTCCGGGTTCTGTCGGTGGAGCTGTGTATATGAATGCCGGTGCCTATGGTAATTCTATTGAGGACGTGGTTGTATTGACCAAGTCAATGGACATTGCTGGCAATATTTACTGGAAAATCGGTTCAGAGCATGACTTTGCTTATCGGCATAGTTGCTTCAGCGCGGCCGGGCAAATAGTTTTGGAGACATTTTTTGCATTGCGTTCCGGTATTCCGGGTGACATAGATGAGCGGTGTGCCGATTATACAAGCCGTCGTCAGGCTAGCCAACCGCTTGAATTGCCAAGTGCTGGGAGTATGTTTAAACGGCCACGGGGCTATTTTGCTGGCAAATTGATATCTGATGCTGGGCTGAAGGGGCATCAGGTCGGTGGGGCGGCGGTTTCGGAAAAGCATGCCGGCTTTGTAGTGAATTTGGGGATGGCGAAGGCTACAGATATAAAAATTTTAGTCAAAGAGATACAGATGACTGTCTTTAGGCAGTTCGGTGTGCAGTTAGAGCCGGAGGTCAGATTTATCGGGGATTGGGACAAATAA
- the whiA gene encoding DNA-binding protein WhiA, with protein sequence MSESFSQQVKKELCAVELGSTRRKQLVLATIFANIGVFRGNTAQISTGFLPLADIVNKQFYNLFKWEIPPVAGGDIVRYKIENSKYPEFKKLLADILQFVPFPNSLRADPASFDGEEISLILRYLFVSFGSICDPHKAYHVELTFKRQLVADFARRLLSLKGIEVRVVRRSHFWRIYIKDAQLIVDFLGIVGAHVALLTLENLRLEKEVRNSVNRVVNCDSANSKRVAATSVRQLEAVGRLRSAGAMSKLSPDLQRIAELRLENPELSLRELGELLDPPLGKSGVNHRLSRLEQLAAEIE encoded by the coding sequence ATGAGTGAATCATTTTCACAGCAAGTTAAAAAGGAGCTTTGTGCTGTTGAACTCGGTTCAACCAGGCGCAAGCAATTGGTTTTGGCTACTATTTTTGCCAATATCGGCGTTTTTCGTGGTAATACGGCGCAAATCAGCACTGGATTTTTACCTTTGGCGGATATAGTCAACAAGCAGTTTTATAACTTGTTTAAATGGGAAATACCTCCAGTTGCCGGTGGAGATATTGTGCGCTATAAAATAGAAAATTCTAAATATCCGGAATTCAAGAAACTTCTGGCGGACATTTTGCAATTTGTGCCTTTTCCTAATTCTTTGCGTGCCGATCCGGCCAGTTTTGACGGGGAAGAAATAAGTCTAATTTTGCGCTATTTATTTGTGTCTTTTGGCTCGATTTGTGACCCGCACAAGGCTTATCACGTAGAGCTGACATTTAAACGACAATTAGTTGCCGATTTTGCTAGGCGTCTTTTGTCTTTAAAGGGAATAGAGGTTAGGGTTGTTCGGCGCAGTCATTTTTGGCGTATCTATATCAAGGATGCACAGCTTATTGTCGATTTTCTTGGTATTGTCGGTGCGCATGTGGCGTTACTTACTTTGGAAAATTTGCGGCTGGAAAAGGAAGTGCGAAATTCGGTTAACCGGGTTGTTAACTGTGACAGTGCCAATTCGAAGCGTGTTGCGGCTACTTCGGTGCGTCAGCTAGAGGCCGTTGGTCGGTTGCGCTCGGCTGGAGCAATGAGTAAGTTGTCACCTGACTTGCAGAGAATTGCCGAGTTGAGGTTAGAAAATCCTGAGCTTTCATTACGTGAACTGGGTGAGTTGCTGGATCCGCCGTTGGGGAAATCTGGTGTGAATCATCGCTTAAGCAGGCTGGAGCAGTTAGCAGCGGAAATTGAGTAA
- the rplA gene encoding 50S ribosomal protein L1, with amino-acid sequence MKRGKRYSAAAQVVDRNTVYDPSAAVALIPQIAKAKFDETVELHVRLGVDSRHADQQVRGAVVLPHGTGKTIRVLVFAKGPKADEAKAAGADYVGAEDLVTKITAENWFDFDVVVATPDMMGVVGRLGKVLGPKGLMPNPKAGTVSMDVTKAINEIKAGKIEYRLDKTNIIHCPIGKASFGNEKLLANYMALMEAIIKAKPVAAKGQYIKSAVLTTTMGPAIKLNSSRLLG; translated from the coding sequence ATGAAAAGAGGAAAAAGATATTCCGCCGCAGCTCAAGTTGTGGATCGCAATACTGTCTACGATCCTTCCGCAGCTGTAGCTTTGATTCCGCAAATTGCCAAAGCCAAGTTTGATGAGACTGTAGAGTTACATGTCCGGCTGGGTGTTGACTCACGTCACGCTGATCAACAGGTACGTGGCGCAGTTGTCTTGCCGCATGGAACTGGTAAAACAATTCGCGTTTTAGTTTTTGCTAAAGGGCCAAAAGCTGATGAGGCAAAGGCTGCTGGTGCTGATTATGTTGGCGCCGAAGATTTGGTTACCAAGATCACTGCTGAAAACTGGTTTGATTTTGACGTTGTAGTTGCTACACCGGATATGATGGGTGTTGTTGGCCGTTTAGGTAAGGTTTTAGGCCCTAAGGGTTTAATGCCTAACCCCAAGGCTGGCACCGTCAGTATGGATGTTACTAAAGCAATAAATGAGATCAAAGCTGGTAAAATTGAGTATCGTTTGGATAAAACGAACATTATTCACTGTCCTATCGGTAAAGCTTCTTTTGGAAACGAAAAGTTGCTGGCCAACTATATGGCTTTGATGGAGGCTATCATTAAGGCCAAGCCGGTTGCTGCCAAAGGGCAGTACATTAAGAGCGCAGTGCTGACCACTACAATGGGTCCAGCCATCAAGCTGAATTCATCTAGGTTGCTCGGTTAA
- a CDS encoding sporulation initiation factor Spo0A C-terminal domain-containing protein translates to MIKTNDENPFDSIKFYVAASDRDMLGRLTSILERKGMISCWEKSGEMSFLLDGRQGGYHVARQISEINDHLRHRRNTQSESQKRLLKLINRALNSYGLREELKGTEFLREIIFHLIVNKGNLTNFSKGVYLDVARHYGTEPKLIDRAIRYTRMQAGITLTNVEFIHKLLNDLQSEASLETKKETIVYSLPGTQITLADLVAENGCGDLASY, encoded by the coding sequence ATGATCAAGACTAATGATGAAAATCCTTTCGACAGTATCAAATTTTATGTAGCTGCAAGTGACCGCGATATGCTCGGTCGCTTAACCTCTATTCTTGAGCGTAAAGGTATGATCAGTTGTTGGGAAAAGAGCGGAGAGATGAGCTTTTTACTGGACGGAAGGCAAGGTGGCTATCACGTAGCTCGCCAAATTTCGGAAATTAACGATCACTTGAGACATCGCCGTAACACACAAAGTGAGTCACAAAAGCGACTGCTTAAGTTAATTAATCGTGCTTTAAATTCCTATGGCCTGCGAGAAGAATTGAAAGGTACTGAATTTTTGCGTGAGATTATTTTTCATCTGATAGTCAACAAGGGCAATTTAACGAACTTCAGCAAAGGTGTGTATTTAGATGTTGCGCGTCACTATGGCACTGAGCCTAAGTTAATCGATCGGGCGATCAGATACACAAGGATGCAAGCAGGAATCACCTTGACCAACGTTGAGTTTATTCACAAACTGCTCAACGACTTGCAAAGTGAAGCTTCATTAGAGACGAAAAAAGAAACTATAGTATATAGCTTGCCGGGGACGCAAATTACTTTGGCTGATCTGGTCGCGGAAAACGGTTGCGGAGATCTGGCAAGTTATTGA
- the nusG gene encoding transcription termination/antitermination protein NusG yields MSTNETNDTNTALWYVIHTYSGYENKVKDTLEQIVENRGLQDYIQEVSVPVEEQVEIKDGKKKVVQKKLYPGYVLVKMILTDEMWYIVRNTRGVTGFVGPNKPVPLSEEELAIMGLLKDWDPVIDYAVGDSVKVINGPLESFIGTVEEINMEKKKVRVLVSMFGRETPVELEFTQVLRLL; encoded by the coding sequence ATGAGTACAAATGAAACAAATGATACAAATACAGCTTTGTGGTATGTGATTCATACATATTCCGGTTATGAAAACAAGGTGAAAGATACTTTGGAGCAAATCGTTGAAAACCGCGGTTTGCAGGATTATATCCAAGAAGTTTCCGTCCCTGTCGAAGAACAGGTGGAGATTAAGGATGGCAAAAAAAAGGTCGTTCAAAAAAAGCTGTATCCTGGGTACGTATTGGTTAAAATGATTTTGACGGATGAGATGTGGTACATAGTGCGAAATACGCGTGGTGTTACTGGTTTCGTCGGCCCGAACAAACCAGTACCTCTTTCGGAAGAAGAACTGGCAATTATGGGTTTGCTGAAAGATTGGGATCCGGTCATCGACTATGCTGTAGGCGATTCTGTCAAAGTTATCAATGGACCGCTTGAGAGTTTTATTGGAACTGTCGAAGAAATAAATATGGAAAAGAAAAAAGTACGTGTTTTGGTTTCTATGTTTGGGCGTGAAACTCCGGTAGAACTCGAATTTACGCAAGTGCTTAGATTGCTATAA
- the rplL gene encoding 50S ribosomal protein L7/L12 has product MASEKVAKFVEEVKTLSVLELSELVKALEDEFGVSAAAAVVAAGPAGDAPAAAAEQTEFTVVLKSAGQAKINVIKAVREITGLGLKEAKAVVDEAPKAVKENVSKEDAEACAAKLKEAGAEVEIK; this is encoded by the coding sequence ATGGCTAGCGAAAAAGTTGCGAAATTTGTAGAAGAAGTTAAGACCCTCAGCGTTTTGGAGTTGTCTGAATTGGTAAAGGCCTTGGAAGATGAGTTCGGTGTTTCTGCGGCTGCGGCTGTTGTTGCTGCAGGTCCTGCTGGTGATGCCCCCGCTGCTGCGGCTGAGCAAACAGAATTCACTGTTGTTCTTAAATCAGCTGGACAGGCTAAGATCAATGTTATCAAGGCTGTACGTGAAATTACCGGTTTGGGCTTGAAGGAAGCTAAGGCTGTTGTAGATGAGGCTCCCAAAGCCGTTAAAGAGAATGTCAGCAAAGAGGATGCTGAAGCTTGTGCCGCTAAACTTAAAGAGGCTGGAGCTGAAGTGGAGATCAAGTAA
- the rplK gene encoding 50S ribosomal protein L11, translating to MAKKISGYVKLQIPAGKATPAPPVGPALGQHGINIAQFVKEFNERTAKDAGLVIPVVITVYADRSYSFITKTPPVPVLLKKACKIESGSGKPNRDKVAKISWEDCLKIAEIKLVDTNAADVESCARMVAGTARSMGIVVEK from the coding sequence ATGGCAAAGAAAATTTCCGGTTATGTAAAACTTCAAATTCCAGCAGGTAAAGCCACACCTGCACCACCGGTCGGACCAGCTCTTGGACAACATGGTATTAACATTGCCCAGTTTGTAAAGGAGTTTAACGAAAGAACAGCAAAGGATGCCGGTTTGGTTATTCCGGTTGTTATTACTGTTTACGCCGATCGTAGCTACTCTTTTATTACCAAGACCCCACCGGTTCCGGTATTGCTGAAAAAAGCATGTAAGATTGAGTCCGGTTCAGGCAAGCCTAACCGTGACAAGGTTGCTAAAATCAGTTGGGAAGATTGTTTGAAAATAGCTGAAATTAAATTGGTTGATACCAATGCCGCTGATGTTGAATCTTGCGCTAGAATGGTCGCCGGTACGGCTCGCAGCATGGGAATTGTAGTTGAGAAATAA